One genomic segment of Drosophila melanogaster chromosome 3R includes these proteins:
- the twin gene encoding twin, isoform D, whose product MCYNVLCDKYATRQMYGYCPSWALCWEYRKKSIIDEIRHYAADIISLQEIETEQFYHFFLPELKNDGYEGIFSPKSRAKTMSELERKYVDGCAIFFRASKFTLIKESLIEFNQLAMANAEGSDNMLNRVMPKDNIGLAALLKVKENAWEPMSEVTQISQPLLVCTAHIHWDPEFCDVKLIQTMMLSNELKTIIDEASHSFRPGHKNDSNAVQLLLCGDFNSLPDSGVVEFLGKGRVSMDHLDFKDMGYKSCLQRLLSNDTNEFTHSFKLASAYNEDIMPHTNYTFDFKGIIDYIFYTKTGMVPLGLLGPVSNDWLRENKVVGCPHPHIPSDHFPLLVELELMHTASQQAPPNGLINRR is encoded by the exons ATGTGCTATAATGTGCTCTGCGACAAGTACGCGACGCGACAAATGTACGGATACTGTCCGTCGTGGGCGCTATGCTGGGAGTACCGAAAAAAGTCGATTATCGACGAGATACGGCACTATGCAGCGGACATTATCAGTCTGCAGGAGATCGAAACGGAGCAATTCTATCACTTCTTCCTGCCGGAACTCAAGAACGATGGGTACGAGGGAATCTTCTCACCGAAGTCGCGTGCTAAGACTATGTCCGAGCTGGAGAGGAAGTACGTCGATGGCTGTGCGATATTCTTCAGGGCGTCCAA GTTTACGCTGATCAAGGAATCATTGATCGAGTTCAATCAGCTGGCAATGGCCAATGCCGAGGGCTCCGACAACATGCTGAACCGCGTAATGCCTAAGGATAACATCGGTCTGGCCGCACTGCTCAAGGTGAAGGAGAACGCATGGGAGCCGATGTCCGAGGTGACGCAGATCTCGCAGCCGCTGCTCGTCTGCACGGCGCACATACACTGGGACCCTGAGTTCTGCGACGTCAAGCTCATCCAGACGATGATGCTTAGCAATGAGTTGAAGACGATCATCGACGAGGCGAGCCACAGTTTCCGACCTGGTCACAAGAACGACTCCAATGCtgtccagctgctgctgtgcgGTGACTTCAACTCGCTACCCGATTCAGGCGTTGTGGAGTTTCTCGGCAAGGGCCGCGTTTCCATGGATCATTTGGACTTCAAGGACATGGGCTACAAGTCCTGCCTGCAGCGGCTGCTCTCGAACGACACCAACGAGTTTACGCACTCGTTCAAGCTAGCCTCCGCCTACAACGAGGACATAATGCCGCACACCAACTATACGTTCGATTTTAAGGGCATCATCGACTACATTTTCTACACGAAGACGGGCATGGTGCCGCTGGGCCTGCTGGGTCCTGTCTCCAATGATTGGCTGCGCGAGAATAAGGTTGTTGGATGCCCACATCCGCATATACCCTCTGATCACTTCCCACTGCTGGTCGAGCTAGAGCTGATGCATACGGCTAGCCAACAGGCGCCTCCTAACGGGCTGATCAATCGCCGGTAG